A stretch of Carnobacteriaceae bacterium zg-C25 DNA encodes these proteins:
- the prmA gene encoding 50S ribosomal protein L11 methyltransferase: MNWFEMKVSTTTQAVEMVSSILIEAGSSGVAIVDPSDYDTLNDGFGQLKPEKSELYESDEVFVSGYFPDTKNMVEIKLYIEQKLEMAKQFDLDLGRNELMLDQVREEDWANAWKTYYKPVRISRFLTIKPSWEDYTPQNSEWIIELDPGMAFGTGTHPTTRLSLEALEQTLRGGEFVIDVGTGSGVLSIAAKALGAGVVHAYDLDEKATSIARENIALNDYAKDVVVGENDLLKGIDTQADVIVANILAEILMHLVEDAWRNLKEGGTLILAGIIQSKRDELVDALVAQGFDIAQENRMKDWVSLICKKPVADAEKE; the protein is encoded by the coding sequence ATGAATTGGTTTGAAATGAAAGTGAGTACAACCACACAAGCCGTTGAAATGGTTTCAAGCATTTTAATTGAAGCGGGGTCTTCTGGTGTGGCAATTGTTGATCCAAGTGATTACGACACATTAAATGATGGATTTGGTCAATTAAAGCCCGAAAAATCAGAATTGTATGAGAGTGATGAAGTGTTTGTATCGGGTTACTTTCCCGACACAAAAAATATGGTAGAAATTAAATTGTACATTGAACAAAAATTAGAGATGGCGAAGCAATTTGATTTAGACCTAGGGCGTAACGAGTTAATGCTTGATCAAGTTCGCGAAGAAGATTGGGCAAATGCGTGGAAAACGTACTATAAACCGGTTCGTATTTCTCGATTTTTAACCATTAAACCAAGTTGGGAAGACTATACACCACAAAATAGTGAATGGATTATCGAATTAGATCCGGGAATGGCGTTTGGAACGGGGACGCACCCGACAACAAGACTTTCTCTTGAAGCGTTAGAACAAACATTGCGTGGTGGCGAGTTTGTGATTGATGTCGGCACGGGGTCGGGTGTGTTAAGTATTGCCGCTAAAGCACTTGGCGCAGGGGTTGTGCATGCGTACGATTTAGATGAAAAAGCAACAAGCATCGCACGTGAAAACATTGCCCTAAATGATTACGCTAAAGATGTTGTCGTTGGTGAAAATGACTTGTTAAAAGGCATTGATACACAAGCGGATGTCATTGTGGCTAATATTTTAGCTGAAATTTTAATGCATTTAGTTGAAGATGCGTGGCGTAATTTAAAAGAAGGGGGTACATTGATTTTAGCTGGTATCATTCAAAGTAAACGAGATGAACTAGTTGACGCATTGGTGGCGCAAGGGTTTGATATTGCTCAAGAAAATCGCATGAAAGATTGGGTATCATTAATTTGTAAAAAGCCGGTAGCTGATGCGGAAAAGGAGTAA
- the secG gene encoding preprotein translocase subunit SecG encodes MYKILLGLLAVLCVVIIIAIVMQPTKSNAASALTGGSEDLFARRKSRGFEAFMQRATMILLVVFFALALALMYLTYKGL; translated from the coding sequence ATGTATAAAATTTTATTAGGTTTATTAGCCGTGTTATGTGTTGTGATTATTATTGCGATAGTGATGCAACCAACTAAATCAAATGCCGCTAGTGCGCTAACAGGTGGTTCTGAAGATTTATTTGCACGTCGTAAATCACGTGGGTTTGAAGCGTTTATGCAACGCGCAACAATGATTTTGTTAGTGGTGTTTTTTGCACTAGCATTAGCGTTGATGTACTTAACATATAAAGGATTATAA
- a CDS encoding hydroxymethylglutaryl-CoA reductase, degradative, giving the protein MADFTKFYKKTLQERLEVLSSLGNMDTLANHQTLSLDIADTIIENCIGLYGVPMGIAPDFVIDGQTYHAPMATEEPSVIAAATFGAKIIGKSGGFTIEQNSRGMIGQIVFVTNENDTQLAQLILDKKEDLIEKANNAYPSIVKRGGGARNLSVEHKISQDDSTHFLIVYLHVDTQEAMGANLLNTMLEAIAGDISELIGQKTLLSILSNYATDSLVRVSCTVDPTHLMAPDNTLTNKELAERIVLAYQLASADVYRATTHNKGVMNGISAVVLATGNDTRAIEASVHAYATHSGQYQPITRWEMTENHLLKGTIEVPLPIGFVGGSISVHPSAQIAQVISQAKDAKTLASLMASVGLAQNLAALRALVSTGIQKGHMALQLKSLALSVGATAQEAITLAELLKQEKTANQETAQKLLQTLRHQK; this is encoded by the coding sequence ATGGCGGATTTTACAAAATTTTATAAAAAAACATTACAGGAACGTCTTGAGGTGTTGTCATCTCTAGGCAATATGGATACTTTAGCCAATCATCAAACACTCTCATTAGATATTGCTGATACGATCATTGAAAACTGCATCGGATTGTATGGCGTTCCAATGGGAATTGCTCCCGACTTTGTTATTGATGGACAAACTTACCACGCACCAATGGCAACGGAAGAACCGAGCGTTATTGCTGCAGCAACGTTTGGCGCGAAAATCATTGGTAAAAGCGGTGGCTTTACGATTGAGCAAAATTCACGCGGTATGATTGGGCAAATCGTCTTTGTGACAAACGAAAACGATACACAATTAGCACAACTGATTTTAGACAAAAAAGAGGATTTGATAGAAAAAGCAAATAACGCTTATCCATCTATTGTGAAACGTGGTGGCGGGGCTAGAAATTTGAGCGTAGAACATAAAATAAGCCAAGACGACTCAACACATTTTTTAATTGTTTACTTACATGTGGATACACAAGAAGCGATGGGCGCAAATTTACTCAATACAATGCTTGAAGCCATCGCTGGTGATATTAGTGAATTGATTGGACAAAAGACACTACTGTCTATTTTATCCAATTATGCAACGGATAGTTTGGTGCGTGTATCGTGTACCGTTGACCCAACTCATTTAATGGCTCCAGACAACACCCTTACAAACAAAGAACTTGCGGAACGGATTGTATTAGCGTATCAGTTGGCAAGTGCAGACGTGTATCGTGCAACCACGCACAACAAAGGCGTGATGAACGGCATTTCGGCGGTCGTTTTAGCCACAGGAAATGACACGCGTGCGATCGAAGCCAGCGTTCATGCCTATGCCACACATTCTGGACAATACCAACCGATAACACGTTGGGAAATGACGGAAAACCACTTGTTAAAAGGAACGATTGAAGTGCCGTTACCGATTGGATTCGTCGGTGGATCGATTAGCGTTCACCCAAGCGCACAAATCGCTCAAGTCATTTCACAAGCAAAAGATGCCAAAACACTTGCATCTTTAATGGCTAGTGTGGGATTGGCTCAAAATTTAGCCGCTTTACGCGCATTAGTGAGTACAGGCATTCAAAAAGGACATATGGCATTACAACTCAAATCACTTGCGTTAAGTGTCGGCGCAACTGCACAAGAAGCCATCACATTAGCTGAATTATTAAAACAAGAAAAAACAGCCAATCAAGAAACGGCGCAAAAACTTTTACAAACTTTACGCCATCAAAAATAG
- the uvrA gene encoding excinuclease ABC subunit UvrA, producing MKNIIRVNGARTHNLKDITVDIPRDQLVVITGLSGSGKSSLAFDTLYAEGQRRYVESLSSYARQFLGQMDKPDVDSIDGLSPAVSIDQKTTSKNPRSTVGTVTEIHDYLRLLYARVGKAYCPNDGTLIESQSVEQMVNQVMQLPERTKLQILAPMVQGKKGQHKKVFEQLKKDGYIRVRVNGEIVDVNQEIELDKNKKHTIELVVDRIVVREESRSRLFESIEAALRMASGFVLIDVIDGEPMLFSEHHSCQHCGFTVGQLEPRLFSFNAPFGACPACEGLGSSLTVDSELVIPDDTLTLQEGALAVWQNSHYYMAYLKQACEHFNIPMDVPFKKLTKAQKGLVLHGSGIKTFHFHHHGDFGLRDVDTVFEGVLTNVNRRYHDTSSDFIRDSLREYMTELTCSVCGGQRLNEKALCVKVADKSIAEVSNLSIADSLNWFSNVQFSSSDEVVAKPILKEIGDRLTFLKNVGLTYLTLSRTAGTLSGGEAQRIRLATQIGSNLSGVLYVLDEPSIGLHQRDNDRLIESLKKMRDLGNTLVVVEHDEDTMLQADYLIDMGPGAGEHGGQIMAYGTPQEVVNNPNSLTGQYLKGTKKIDVPKERRVCDKGCIHVAGASENNLKHVDVDFPIGVFTAVTGVSGSGKSSLVNSILKRVLLKELNGAKIKAGLHDTISGYEKLDKVIDIDQSPIGRTPRSNPATYTSVFDDIRDVFASTNEAKVRGYQKGRFSFNVKGGRCETCKGDGILKIEMHFLADVYVPCEMCHGKRYNSETLEVKYKGKTIADVLDMTIEEALDFFSAIPKIKRKLQTIMDVGLGYVRLGQSALTLSGGEAQRMKLASELQRVSTGKTVYILDEPTTGLHVDDIKRLLTVLNRLVDAGNTVIVIEHNLEVIKTADYIIDMGPEGGEGGGNVLATGTPEEIAKVKESFTGQYLKKILK from the coding sequence ATGAAAAATATAATTCGTGTCAATGGCGCACGTACACATAATTTAAAAGACATCACAGTGGATATTCCGCGCGATCAGTTGGTCGTGATTACGGGGTTATCGGGATCGGGCAAAAGTTCTTTAGCGTTTGATACGTTATATGCCGAAGGGCAACGTCGCTATGTGGAAAGTTTGTCGAGTTATGCGCGTCAATTTTTAGGGCAAATGGATAAACCGGATGTGGATAGCATTGATGGTTTAAGTCCGGCGGTGTCGATTGATCAAAAAACGACGAGTAAAAATCCACGTTCTACCGTTGGGACGGTAACGGAAATTCATGATTATTTGCGTTTGTTGTATGCGCGTGTTGGAAAGGCGTATTGTCCAAATGATGGGACGCTAATCGAAAGTCAATCCGTAGAGCAAATGGTCAATCAAGTGATGCAGTTGCCGGAGCGTACGAAATTGCAAATTTTAGCGCCGATGGTTCAAGGGAAAAAAGGGCAACATAAAAAAGTCTTTGAGCAGTTGAAAAAAGACGGCTACATTCGGGTTCGTGTCAATGGCGAAATAGTCGACGTCAATCAAGAAATTGAATTGGATAAAAATAAAAAGCATACGATTGAATTGGTCGTGGACCGTATTGTTGTGCGTGAGGAAAGTCGTTCGCGTTTATTTGAATCGATTGAAGCGGCGTTACGCATGGCAAGCGGTTTCGTTTTAATTGATGTGATTGATGGCGAGCCGATGTTGTTTAGTGAGCACCATTCCTGTCAACACTGTGGCTTTACCGTAGGTCAACTAGAGCCTCGTTTGTTCTCGTTTAACGCACCATTTGGAGCGTGTCCTGCATGTGAAGGTTTAGGGAGTTCGTTAACGGTGGACAGTGAGTTAGTCATTCCTGATGATACGTTGACACTACAAGAAGGTGCGCTAGCGGTATGGCAAAATAGTCATTACTACATGGCGTATTTAAAGCAAGCGTGCGAACACTTTAACATTCCAATGGACGTGCCGTTTAAAAAATTAACAAAAGCGCAAAAAGGGTTAGTATTACACGGGTCAGGGATAAAAACTTTCCATTTCCACCATCATGGTGATTTCGGGTTGCGTGATGTGGATACGGTATTTGAAGGCGTTCTAACCAATGTCAACCGTCGTTATCACGATACATCGAGTGATTTCATTCGCGATTCGCTACGTGAGTATATGACGGAATTAACGTGTTCGGTATGTGGTGGACAGCGGTTAAACGAAAAAGCGCTTTGCGTAAAAGTAGCGGATAAATCGATTGCTGAAGTCTCTAATTTATCCATTGCAGATAGCCTAAATTGGTTTTCAAATGTTCAATTTTCAAGTAGTGATGAAGTGGTAGCCAAACCCATTTTAAAAGAAATTGGCGACCGTTTAACGTTTTTGAAAAATGTAGGGTTAACGTATTTAACGCTTAGTCGTACGGCGGGAACACTCTCAGGTGGCGAAGCGCAACGCATTCGCTTGGCAACACAAATTGGCTCTAATTTATCCGGTGTGTTGTATGTGTTAGATGAACCAAGTATTGGCTTGCATCAACGCGATAACGACCGTTTAATTGAGTCGTTGAAAAAAATGCGTGATTTAGGAAATACGTTAGTTGTTGTCGAACACGATGAAGATACCATGTTGCAGGCAGATTATTTAATTGATATGGGTCCTGGAGCAGGTGAACATGGCGGTCAAATTATGGCGTACGGGACACCACAAGAAGTTGTTAATAATCCAAATTCATTGACGGGACAATATTTAAAAGGAACGAAAAAAATAGACGTTCCAAAAGAAAGACGCGTCTGTGATAAAGGGTGCATTCATGTTGCGGGTGCTAGTGAAAACAATTTAAAACATGTCGATGTTGATTTTCCGATTGGTGTGTTTACCGCGGTAACAGGGGTATCTGGATCGGGAAAAAGTTCATTAGTCAATAGCATTTTAAAACGTGTCTTATTAAAAGAATTGAATGGCGCAAAAATAAAAGCAGGTCTACACGATACGATCAGCGGGTATGAAAAATTAGATAAAGTTATTGATATTGATCAATCTCCAATTGGACGTACGCCACGAAGCAATCCGGCAACGTATACGAGTGTGTTTGATGATATTCGTGATGTATTTGCTTCAACCAATGAAGCGAAAGTGCGTGGGTATCAAAAAGGACGCTTTAGTTTCAACGTTAAAGGCGGACGGTGTGAAACCTGTAAAGGTGACGGTATTTTAAAAATCGAAATGCACTTTTTAGCAGATGTTTACGTACCTTGTGAAATGTGTCATGGTAAACGATACAATTCAGAAACGCTTGAAGTGAAATATAAAGGTAAAACCATTGCCGATGTATTGGATATGACAATTGAAGAAGCGTTGGACTTCTTTAGTGCGATTCCAAAAATCAAACGCAAACTACAAACGATAATGGACGTCGGATTGGGATATGTTCGATTAGGGCAATCCGCTTTAACGCTTTCTGGCGGAGAGGCACAACGTATGAAACTAGCGAGTGAATTGCAACGTGTGTCCACTGGAAAAACTGTCTATATATTAGATGAGCCAACAACAGGGTTGCACGTTGATGATATTAAACGACTACTAACCGTTTTAAACCGATTAGTTGATGCGGGCAATACCGTTATCGTTATCGAACATAATTTAGAAGTGATCAAAACAGCAGATTACATTATTGATATGGGTCCAGAAGGTGGAGAAGGTGGAGGAAATGTATTGGCTACCGGAACGCCAGAAGAAATTGCTAAAGTAAAAGAGAGTTTTACAGGACAATATTTAAAGAAAATATTGAAATAA
- a CDS encoding ABC-F family ATP-binding cassette domain-containing protein translates to MKDFKVIDLKKVYGIKTLLDGVSFTVREGEHIGLIGQNGTGKSSLMSILSGQDSADSGVIECAKDYRVGYLQQDPQLNDEDSVFEAVYHGFSPLLQVVKAYEFAVANLEKEPSNAQYQKAYTHAEQEMNRTNAWQYDVTIKTILTKLGITDLHKRVGELSGGQKKRVGMAQVLIESPDLLLLDEPTNHLDYDSIAWLETYLANYKGALILVTHDRYFLERVVSKMFELTRGKIEVYEGNYQTYITQKAERAAITQRMNEKMDRLYTAELAWMRKGAKARTTKQQARIDRFKAIEETVKSRVKSDDMELQVEGSRLGKRVFDFENVTLTIDNKCVIKDFEYIVQTHDRIGIVGANGVGKSTLLNAMAGERPFDSGVFQVGETVKLAYYKQLNDDLPTDKRVVAYLQEVAEEVEVTDGNRVSVTELLEQFLFPRHTHGALIGTLSGGEKRRLYLLQLLLHKPNVLLLDEPTNDLDIATLQVLEDYIEHFTGAVLVVSHDRYFLDKVAEKLIVLDGTGQYETFIGNMSEYIEREKSIEKEQESKEKMTPSLNTPSTSSKVKMSYHEKKEWETIEQDIETLEMQQATLQEEMVENSSDFAKLQQLQAQLNDVEEAIMQKMERWEYLSELASR, encoded by the coding sequence ATGAAAGATTTTAAAGTCATTGACTTAAAAAAAGTATATGGCATCAAAACATTGCTAGACGGTGTGTCATTTACCGTTCGAGAGGGCGAGCATATTGGGTTAATTGGACAGAATGGAACGGGGAAAAGTTCGCTAATGTCCATTTTAAGTGGTCAAGACAGTGCGGATAGTGGTGTGATTGAGTGTGCCAAAGATTATCGTGTTGGGTATTTGCAACAAGACCCGCAATTAAATGATGAGGATAGTGTGTTTGAAGCGGTCTATCATGGGTTTTCACCGCTATTACAAGTGGTGAAAGCTTATGAATTTGCGGTGGCTAATTTAGAAAAAGAGCCAAGTAATGCACAATACCAAAAAGCCTATACGCATGCTGAACAAGAAATGAATCGAACAAATGCGTGGCAATACGATGTTACGATTAAGACGATTTTAACAAAATTGGGCATTACCGATTTGCACAAACGTGTTGGTGAGTTGTCCGGTGGGCAAAAGAAACGTGTTGGCATGGCACAAGTGTTAATCGAATCGCCAGATTTATTGCTCTTGGATGAACCGACGAACCATTTGGACTATGACAGCATTGCTTGGTTAGAAACGTATTTAGCGAATTATAAAGGCGCTTTGATACTCGTTACACATGACCGTTACTTTTTAGAACGTGTTGTGAGTAAAATGTTTGAATTGACACGCGGTAAAATCGAAGTGTATGAAGGGAATTATCAAACGTATATTACGCAAAAAGCTGAACGTGCTGCGATTACGCAACGCATGAATGAAAAAATGGACAGACTGTATACAGCTGAATTGGCATGGATGCGTAAAGGTGCAAAAGCCCGAACAACGAAACAACAAGCCAGAATTGATCGGTTTAAGGCGATTGAAGAAACGGTTAAAAGCCGGGTGAAATCCGATGACATGGAATTGCAAGTTGAAGGATCGCGTCTAGGTAAGCGCGTCTTTGATTTTGAAAACGTGACATTAACGATTGATAACAAATGTGTCATTAAAGATTTTGAATATATTGTTCAAACGCACGATCGAATTGGTATTGTTGGTGCAAACGGTGTTGGAAAATCCACTTTATTAAACGCTATGGCGGGGGAACGACCGTTTGATAGCGGTGTGTTTCAAGTTGGTGAAACGGTTAAGTTGGCGTATTATAAGCAATTAAACGACGATTTACCAACGGATAAACGCGTTGTTGCTTATTTGCAAGAAGTGGCTGAAGAGGTTGAAGTCACCGACGGCAATCGCGTGAGTGTGACGGAGTTGCTGGAGCAGTTTTTATTCCCGCGTCATACACACGGCGCGTTAATTGGCACTTTGTCGGGTGGTGAAAAGCGCCGATTATATTTGTTGCAGTTGCTTCTACATAAACCAAATGTATTGTTGTTGGATGAACCGACCAATGATTTGGACATTGCAACATTACAAGTGCTAGAAGATTATATCGAGCATTTTACGGGTGCGGTGTTGGTCGTGTCGCATGATCGCTATTTTTTAGATAAAGTGGCTGAAAAATTAATTGTTTTAGATGGAACGGGTCAATACGAAACATTTATTGGTAACATGAGCGAGTATATCGAACGGGAAAAGTCGATTGAAAAAGAGCAAGAATCTAAAGAAAAGATGACACCATCACTGAATACGCCATCAACATCATCAAAAGTAAAAATGTCTTATCACGAGAAAAAAGAGTGGGAGACGATTGAGCAAGACATTGAAACGCTAGAGATGCAACAAGCAACGCTTCAAGAAGAAATGGTGGAAAATAGTAGTGATTTTGCGAAGTTACAACAATTACAAGCACAATTGAATGACGTTGAAGAGGCGATTATGCAAAAGATGGAACGTTGGGAGTATTTGTCTGAATTGGCGAGCAGATAA